The following coding sequences lie in one Alloacidobacterium dinghuense genomic window:
- a CDS encoding M23 family metallopeptidase, with amino-acid sequence MRKRYYIIFVAREEDGRLRKIPVPLHYAYIFVAAAIVGAFTITGMAGSYSRMLLKTASFNQVRSQHEALRKDYAQLEQVAHEKEVQAASLGSLANEVSALYGLRQNKLTAAKSRITATAPVLSDGPDNFSQQAYSQSFDQLNALRRTALSGQVYQSFGLGTRHPFGSLDDALNLANAPSLWPVVGPVTSSFGEREDPFNGEGAFHAGVDISSTFGEAVRATADGTVEMADRASGYGREIVIDHGFGIKTVYGHLSGFAVTEGQQVTRGQVIGYVGTSGRSTGPHLHYEVRVRNTPVNPHKYLRDTMQQLASTGSSMSAGGGAN; translated from the coding sequence TTGCGTAAACGTTACTACATTATTTTTGTTGCTCGCGAAGAAGATGGTCGGCTCAGGAAGATTCCGGTTCCTCTCCATTACGCCTATATCTTTGTAGCGGCTGCAATTGTAGGGGCCTTTACGATTACCGGAATGGCGGGTTCCTATTCGCGCATGCTGCTGAAGACCGCCAGTTTCAATCAGGTCCGCTCGCAGCATGAAGCCCTCCGCAAAGACTATGCGCAGCTTGAGCAGGTGGCCCATGAGAAAGAAGTGCAGGCTGCTTCGCTAGGATCGCTGGCAAACGAAGTGAGTGCTCTGTACGGTCTGCGCCAGAACAAGCTGACCGCCGCAAAGTCAAGGATCACGGCTACGGCTCCCGTACTTTCTGACGGCCCCGACAACTTCAGCCAGCAGGCCTATTCACAATCCTTCGATCAATTGAATGCTTTGCGCCGGACAGCGCTTTCAGGGCAGGTTTATCAGTCGTTTGGTCTCGGTACACGTCATCCTTTCGGTAGCCTGGACGACGCCCTGAATCTCGCGAATGCGCCTTCACTGTGGCCTGTGGTAGGGCCGGTGACCAGCTCGTTTGGAGAGCGGGAAGATCCATTCAACGGAGAAGGCGCTTTCCACGCCGGGGTCGACATCTCTTCTACTTTTGGTGAGGCGGTTCGCGCAACTGCAGACGGCACCGTGGAGATGGCGGACCGGGCTTCCGGTTATGGGCGGGAGATCGTCATCGACCACGGTTTCGGGATCAAGACTGTCTATGGACATCTTTCCGGCTTTGCCGTGACCGAGGGCCAGCAGGTGACGCGCGGGCAGGTGATTGGATATGTTGGCACCAGCGGCCGCAGCACAGGTCCGCACCTTCATTATGAAGTTCGTGTTCGCAATACGCCGGTGAATCCGCACAAATATCTGCGAGATACCATGCAACAGCTTGCCAGCACCGGCAGCTCAATGTCTGCGGGCGGCGGCGCAAACTAG
- a CDS encoding cupin domain-containing protein — MSTAEDFPYETRLNILHEPLELIDEKALSTTCTHKWFNQTLCQVNGSVVRLGVVEGEYHWHKHDDDDEFFYVVEGELFIDLEYRTISLQPRQAFVVPKGILHRTRAPKRTVMLMVENAGIVPTGN, encoded by the coding sequence GTGTCTACGGCTGAAGACTTTCCTTATGAAACCCGGCTCAACATTCTTCATGAGCCTCTCGAACTGATCGACGAAAAAGCGCTCTCAACAACCTGCACGCACAAATGGTTCAATCAAACCCTTTGCCAGGTGAACGGGTCCGTTGTCCGTCTCGGCGTAGTGGAAGGCGAATATCACTGGCACAAGCATGACGACGATGATGAATTCTTCTATGTCGTAGAAGGCGAATTGTTCATCGACCTGGAATATCGCACGATTAGTCTTCAGCCAAGACAGGCCTTCGTAGTGCCAAAGGGAATCCTGCATCGGACACGCGCACCGAAGCGAACTGTCATGCTGATGGTGGAAAACGCCGGCATCGTTCCAACCGGCAATTAA
- a CDS encoding PQQ-dependent sugar dehydrogenase, with the protein MRRQSLSVAAVAATYVAIALSVPALYADGPPPPSVITGKTAFTDYTQEKPGVRRKITVADLPQPYATKGVDNGADMVKRPDGAWPQAPAGFKVSLYADGLNQPRLIRTAPNGDLFVAMSSSNEIMVFRGVGASGKPKQMEKFADGLSQPFGIAFYPSGPDPKWVYIGNTDSVVRFPYKNGDLKARGSAEKLADLPGGGRLRGGGHWTRDIVFSKDGTKMFVSVGSHSNVDDPDTHPEEFHRADVLEFTPEGKFIKIYAYGIRNCVGEAINPTTGQLWCSTNERDMLGDNLVPDYVTHIEEDGFYGWPWWYMGQNQDPRLQGTHPELKTKVITPDVLLQPHFASLEMNFYEGSQFPAEYKGDAFAAEHGSWNKANRAGYEVIRVPMHDGKATGEYEDFLTGFTTADGHVWGRPVGVTVAHDGSLFVTDDGSGSIWHVTYGSR; encoded by the coding sequence ATGAGGAGACAATCCCTGAGCGTTGCTGCGGTTGCGGCGACGTATGTTGCTATTGCATTGTCGGTTCCCGCTCTGTATGCCGACGGCCCGCCGCCGCCTTCTGTCATCACGGGAAAGACAGCGTTCACTGATTACACACAGGAGAAACCGGGCGTCCGCCGCAAGATAACGGTAGCTGATCTTCCTCAACCCTACGCCACGAAAGGGGTTGATAATGGCGCGGATATGGTCAAGCGTCCCGATGGCGCATGGCCGCAGGCTCCGGCAGGATTCAAAGTATCGCTCTACGCAGATGGTTTGAACCAGCCGAGGCTGATTCGCACTGCTCCCAACGGCGATCTTTTTGTGGCCATGAGTTCCAGCAATGAGATTATGGTTTTCCGGGGAGTAGGCGCGAGCGGCAAACCGAAGCAGATGGAGAAATTTGCCGACGGCCTCAGTCAACCCTTCGGCATTGCCTTTTATCCATCCGGACCAGACCCAAAATGGGTTTATATCGGGAACACCGACTCAGTCGTACGTTTCCCCTACAAGAACGGCGACCTGAAAGCACGCGGGTCCGCAGAAAAACTCGCCGATCTCCCCGGCGGCGGGCGCCTGCGCGGAGGCGGTCACTGGACACGCGACATCGTCTTCTCGAAGGACGGCACAAAGATGTTCGTCTCCGTTGGATCGCACTCGAACGTCGATGACCCGGATACGCATCCGGAAGAATTTCACAGAGCTGATGTACTGGAGTTCACGCCCGAAGGAAAATTCATCAAGATCTACGCGTATGGCATTCGCAATTGTGTAGGTGAGGCCATTAACCCGACCACAGGGCAGCTATGGTGCTCGACCAATGAGCGCGACATGCTGGGCGACAATCTTGTCCCTGACTATGTCACCCACATCGAAGAAGATGGCTTTTATGGCTGGCCGTGGTGGTACATGGGACAGAACCAGGATCCGCGACTTCAAGGCACACATCCGGAGTTGAAGACAAAGGTCATCACGCCGGACGTTCTGCTGCAACCTCACTTTGCCTCCCTTGAAATGAACTTCTATGAAGGCTCGCAGTTTCCTGCCGAGTACAAGGGCGACGCGTTCGCCGCAGAGCATGGCTCCTGGAATAAGGCCAACAGAGCCGGCTACGAAGTCATCCGCGTACCGATGCACGATGGCAAAGCAACGGGCGAATATGAAGACTTTCTGACAGGCTTCACAACTGCGGATGGTCATGTGTGGGGGCGTCCGGTAGGAGTAACTGTCGCCCATGATGGATCGCTCTTCGTGACCGATGATGGCTCGGGATCGATCTGGCACGTCACTTACGGTTCCAGGTAA
- a CDS encoding serine/threonine protein kinase, translated as MAFEIGQRVGDYEVVSALGSGGLGEVYEVRHTISQRCEAMKILLPGQIATPELAERFRREIQLLGALNHPHIAALHNAFYSDGQLIMIMELVNGETLRARSMRMRMPVPEVIRYARQILSALDYAHGRGVVHRDIKPSNIMITSENEIKLVDFGIAIGAHSAELTAPGFMLGSVNYMSPEQIAGDKATLRSDIYSVGVTLYEILTGWLPVKGSNNLEIMRSHLNDRPTAPIHLNPRLPVELSNVLLKALEKTPEGRFASALSFLAALDLIPAAAMREAFSVETTALHIPSGAPVGAVQPVEQRASGTSSQQQKSASQIAAFPLDDISRKLAVYIGPIATVVVRKLAPKCTNLNQLYQEAASHIPSEKDRQKFLQSKHN; from the coding sequence ATGGCATTTGAAATTGGACAACGGGTAGGGGACTACGAAGTGGTCAGCGCGCTGGGGTCTGGCGGTCTTGGCGAGGTTTACGAAGTACGCCACACCATCTCACAGCGCTGCGAAGCCATGAAGATTCTACTTCCTGGCCAGATTGCAACTCCGGAACTAGCGGAGCGTTTTCGACGTGAGATTCAGCTGCTGGGAGCGCTGAACCATCCACACATCGCTGCGCTGCACAATGCGTTTTATTCTGACGGTCAACTCATCATGATCATGGAACTGGTCAATGGGGAAACCCTGCGAGCCAGAAGCATGCGGATGCGCATGCCCGTGCCTGAAGTCATACGGTATGCGCGGCAAATACTTTCGGCGCTCGATTATGCGCATGGCCGGGGCGTAGTTCATCGGGACATCAAGCCTTCGAACATCATGATCACGAGTGAAAACGAGATAAAGCTTGTCGATTTCGGGATTGCAATCGGCGCGCACTCAGCCGAACTGACTGCGCCGGGCTTCATGCTCGGATCGGTAAACTATATGTCGCCCGAGCAGATCGCCGGCGACAAGGCTACGCTGCGGTCGGATATCTATTCTGTGGGGGTAACGCTCTACGAGATTCTGACTGGATGGCTTCCCGTCAAGGGCAGCAACAATCTTGAGATCATGCGTTCGCATCTGAACGACCGCCCCACCGCGCCCATACATTTGAATCCCCGCCTTCCGGTAGAACTTTCGAATGTTCTTCTGAAGGCTTTGGAGAAGACGCCGGAAGGGAGATTCGCCAGTGCTCTGAGCTTTCTCGCAGCGCTTGATCTTATTCCTGCTGCCGCAATGCGGGAAGCCTTCTCGGTTGAGACCACGGCGCTGCATATTCCCAGCGGAGCACCGGTTGGGGCCGTGCAACCTGTGGAGCAACGCGCGAGCGGCACTTCATCGCAGCAACAAAAGAGTGCAAGCCAGATTGCCGCATTTCCGCTCGATGACATCAGTAGGAAACTGGCGGTTTACATCGGCCCGATTGCAACCGTTGTGGTGCGCAAGCTGGCTCCGAAGTGCACAAACCTGAACCAGCTTTATCAGGAGGCGGCATCGCACATCCCCTCAGAAAAAGACAGGCAGAAATTCCTACAATCGAAGCACAACTAG
- a CDS encoding DUF2199 domain-containing protein, whose protein sequence is MGSELKSGFACRVCGERHDVLPLSYSVKAPVAVTAIPPDELEKRVVITPDQCVIDSRDFYLRGRIVVPVIGTNELFVWGVWAEISPKNFIRANGLWNTQGREMEPAFPGWLNTELFPFGNTINLEVNVHTQPIGWRPHFTVSDPDHPLGIEQRSGITLERVEEIAEMILHPRSAAASTP, encoded by the coding sequence ATGGGCAGTGAACTCAAAAGCGGCTTTGCGTGCCGGGTCTGCGGAGAGCGGCATGATGTTCTGCCGTTGAGTTACAGTGTCAAGGCTCCGGTTGCCGTGACCGCGATTCCACCCGACGAATTAGAAAAACGGGTAGTCATCACACCCGATCAGTGTGTCATTGACAGCCGGGATTTTTATTTGCGTGGACGCATTGTTGTGCCTGTGATCGGGACCAACGAATTATTTGTTTGGGGAGTATGGGCTGAGATCAGCCCTAAGAACTTTATCCGAGCAAACGGTTTGTGGAACACGCAGGGGCGCGAGATGGAGCCTGCTTTCCCTGGCTGGCTAAACACCGAGTTGTTCCCATTCGGCAACACGATCAATCTTGAAGTGAACGTACACACGCAGCCGATAGGATGGCGGCCGCATTTCACCGTCTCCGATCCAGACCACCCACTCGGGATCGAGCAGCGCAGCGGCATCACGCTCGAACGAGTCGAGGAGATCGCAGAGATGATCCTGCACCCCCGATCAGCAGCAGCCAGCACTCCCTAG
- a CDS encoding c-type heme family protein — MKLLAKFNLLLIVVFGLGLALIAVNARSFLMDDAKKVVLNQAELMSAGANATRSYTEEEISPILESTPEHANTFLPQTIPFYAATVTFNRLRKNFPDYTYKEATLNPTNLVDRAEDWQADIINYFRNNPSAKEFYGERESPVGPTLYLAHPIVAEQGCLTCHSTPGIAPKALIKRYGSQNGFGWKLNEIVGSQIITVPMSVPIKIADEGFRNLLITLGSIFLATIVLIDLGMYFIVIRPLRKVSASADLISTGDIDQPPLPVKGKDEIAEVTTSFNRMHTSLKKAMEMLNE; from the coding sequence ATGAAACTACTCGCGAAGTTCAATCTTCTTCTGATCGTTGTTTTTGGCCTTGGCTTGGCTCTGATTGCTGTCAACGCACGAAGTTTTCTCATGGACGACGCGAAGAAGGTTGTCCTGAACCAGGCTGAGTTGATGTCCGCCGGCGCAAACGCAACGCGCAGCTACACCGAAGAAGAGATCAGCCCTATTCTTGAATCCACGCCGGAGCATGCGAATACCTTTCTGCCGCAGACCATCCCTTTCTATGCCGCGACGGTTACATTCAATCGCCTGCGCAAGAATTTTCCCGACTACACGTATAAGGAAGCCACGCTAAATCCGACGAATCTTGTCGATCGCGCCGAGGACTGGCAAGCGGACATCATCAACTATTTCCGTAATAATCCGAGCGCGAAAGAGTTTTACGGCGAACGTGAGAGCCCGGTCGGACCCACGCTTTATCTGGCGCACCCGATTGTCGCCGAACAGGGGTGTCTAACGTGTCACAGCACTCCCGGCATTGCTCCCAAAGCGCTCATCAAGCGCTATGGCTCTCAGAATGGTTTTGGTTGGAAGCTGAATGAGATTGTGGGATCGCAGATCATCACCGTTCCCATGTCAGTCCCGATTAAGATCGCCGATGAAGGCTTCCGCAACCTGCTGATTACTCTTGGATCTATCTTCCTCGCCACAATTGTGCTCATCGATCTGGGCATGTATTTCATCGTGATTCGGCCCCTGCGCAAGGTAAGCGCATCGGCAGATCTCATCAGCACCGGCGATATCGATCAGCCACCGCTGCCGGTAAAGGGCAAGGATGAAATCGCTGAAGTCACAACGTCGTTCAATCGCATGCACACCAGCCTGAAGAAGGCGATGGAGATGTTGAACGAGTAG
- a CDS encoding metallophosphoesterase family protein — translation MRIAVLSDIHGNRTAFEAVLADLREVSPDLILHGGDLAHGGSAPAEIVDCIRDLGRQGVVGNTDEMLVMPESLEEFASEMPHLQRLFSVIREMADVTREALGEERLAWLGALPRSQILTPMALVHACPESLWRAPALEAGDEELESVYGVLGQPVAVYAHIHRSYIRKLARVTIVNTGSVSLSYDGDPRAAYLLLNDFNPEIRRVEYDVNREIQALVGCGLPHADWIGKTLQNGRFQMP, via the coding sequence ATGCGCATTGCGGTCCTATCTGACATTCACGGCAATCGGACCGCATTTGAAGCGGTTCTTGCAGACCTGCGCGAGGTCTCACCCGACCTGATTTTGCACGGGGGTGACCTGGCTCATGGTGGATCGGCCCCGGCAGAAATTGTGGACTGCATTCGCGATCTTGGCCGGCAGGGGGTGGTCGGCAATACGGATGAAATGCTCGTGATGCCAGAGTCGTTGGAGGAATTTGCGAGTGAGATGCCACACCTGCAGCGCCTTTTTTCCGTCATTCGCGAGATGGCGGACGTGACTCGTGAAGCCCTGGGAGAGGAGCGGCTTGCATGGCTGGGTGCTTTGCCGCGGAGCCAGATTCTTACTCCCATGGCGCTTGTACACGCCTGTCCCGAGAGCCTCTGGCGCGCGCCCGCGCTGGAAGCTGGAGACGAGGAATTGGAGTCGGTCTATGGGGTGCTCGGTCAACCCGTTGCCGTCTACGCTCACATTCACCGGTCTTACATCCGAAAACTCGCCAGAGTAACCATCGTCAATACCGGTAGCGTGAGCCTTTCTTACGATGGCGATCCGCGCGCCGCCTACCTCTTGCTCAATGACTTCAACCCGGAAATCCGGCGTGTCGAATACGACGTGAACCGGGAAATTCAGGCGCTTGTTGGCTGTGGGCTTCCGCACGCTGACTGGATCGGGAAAACATTGCAAAATGGCCGTTTCCAGATGCCATAG
- a CDS encoding antibiotic biosynthesis monooxygenase family protein: MFAHASEPSVYVVMWEFEVRSGCEEAFVEAYSPTGVWARLFRKSPEFLGVELVRSVKHPLRFFTLDAWTSRAAFEGFRQEYCESYETLDVKLAGLTEWERRIGAFPSE; the protein is encoded by the coding sequence GTGTTTGCGCACGCTTCCGAACCCAGTGTTTACGTGGTGATGTGGGAGTTCGAGGTGCGCTCGGGTTGTGAGGAAGCTTTTGTTGAAGCTTACTCCCCGACAGGTGTTTGGGCTCGGTTGTTTCGGAAGTCTCCGGAGTTTCTGGGCGTGGAATTAGTGCGGAGCGTCAAGCATCCCTTACGGTTTTTCACTCTGGATGCATGGACGTCGCGCGCAGCGTTTGAAGGCTTTCGGCAGGAATATTGCGAAAGCTACGAGACGCTGGACGTGAAGCTGGCAGGATTAACGGAGTGGGAGCGTCGGATCGGCGCATTTCCTTCCGAGTAG
- the tuf gene encoding elongation factor Tu, producing the protein MAKEKFDRSKPHVNVGTIGHIDHGKTTLTAAITKVLSKHNPNNKFRSFDTIDNAPEERERGITIATAHVEYETGNRHYAHVDCPGHADYIKNMITGAAQMDGAILVVAATDGPMPQTKEHVLLARQVGVPYIVVFLNKCDAVEDPELIDLVEMEVRELLSKYNFPGDDVPVVRGSALGALNGEAQWEAKIDELMEAVDKNVPLPARAIDQPFLMPIEDIFSISGRGTVVTGRIERGKVKVGEEVEIVGFRETRKTVVTGVEMFKKQLDEGLAGDNAGLLLRGIPKEDVERGMVLAKTASITPHTKFKGEIYVLSKEEGGRHTPFFNGYRPQFYFRTTDVTGSAHLPAGTEMVMPGDNISLEIELHTPVAMEKGLRFAIREGGRTVGAGTITEILQ; encoded by the coding sequence ATGGCGAAGGAGAAATTTGACCGGTCGAAGCCGCACGTAAACGTGGGGACGATTGGGCATATCGATCACGGGAAGACGACGTTGACGGCGGCGATCACGAAGGTGTTGTCGAAGCACAACCCGAACAACAAGTTCCGCTCGTTTGACACGATTGACAACGCTCCGGAAGAGCGGGAGCGCGGCATCACGATCGCAACGGCGCACGTCGAGTACGAGACGGGGAACCGTCACTACGCGCACGTCGATTGCCCCGGCCACGCCGACTACATCAAGAACATGATCACGGGCGCGGCGCAGATGGACGGCGCGATTCTGGTCGTTGCAGCGACCGATGGCCCGATGCCGCAGACCAAGGAGCACGTGCTGCTGGCCCGCCAGGTAGGCGTGCCGTACATCGTGGTGTTCCTGAACAAGTGCGATGCGGTTGAGGATCCGGAACTGATCGACCTGGTCGAGATGGAAGTGCGCGAGTTGCTGTCGAAGTACAACTTCCCCGGCGACGATGTGCCGGTGGTTCGCGGCTCGGCTCTGGGAGCCCTGAACGGCGAAGCGCAGTGGGAAGCGAAGATCGACGAGCTGATGGAGGCGGTGGACAAGAACGTTCCTCTGCCGGCGCGTGCGATTGACCAGCCCTTCCTGATGCCGATCGAAGACATCTTCTCGATCTCGGGCCGTGGCACGGTGGTGACGGGCCGTATTGAGCGCGGCAAGGTGAAGGTGGGCGAGGAAGTAGAAATCGTCGGTTTCCGCGAGACCAGAAAGACGGTTGTGACGGGCGTGGAAATGTTCAAGAAGCAGCTGGATGAAGGTCTGGCTGGCGACAACGCTGGGCTTCTGCTGCGCGGTATTCCTAAGGAAGACGTCGAGCGCGGCATGGTGCTGGCCAAGACGGCGTCGATCACGCCGCACACGAAGTTCAAGGGTGAGATCTACGTGCTGTCGAAGGAAGAAGGTGGCCGTCATACGCCGTTTTTCAACGGCTACCGTCCGCAGTTCTACTTCCGCACGACGGACGTGACCGGATCGGCGCATCTGCCGGCGGGTACGGAGATGGTGATGCCGGGCGACAACATTTCGCTCGAGATCGAGCTGCATACCCCGGTGGCGATGGAGAAGGGCCTGCGGTTTGCGATCCGCGAAGGCGGACGCACGGTAGGCGCCGGCACTATTACCGAGATCCTGCAGTAG
- the rpmG gene encoding 50S ribosomal protein L33: MREIVTLQCPVCKERNYSTTKNKKTTTGRLEFSKFCKRCRKHTDHKETK, translated from the coding sequence ATGCGCGAAATTGTGACATTACAGTGTCCGGTGTGCAAGGAACGGAATTATTCGACGACGAAGAACAAAAAGACGACCACAGGCCGTCTCGAGTTCTCGAAGTTCTGCAAGCGTTGCCGCAAGCACACGGACCACAAAGAAACCAAGTAA
- the secE gene encoding preprotein translocase subunit SecE, with amino-acid sequence MAKAALATGDSPQKSTTTSQVTAYWTRTADFLKDVRGEMRKVVTPSRSEVQATTTVVIVTVFVFAAFFYVVDSIFGSALKALLHWLGGQ; translated from the coding sequence ATGGCGAAGGCAGCATTGGCAACCGGCGACTCCCCGCAGAAGAGCACTACAACCAGCCAGGTGACCGCGTACTGGACGCGCACGGCCGATTTCCTGAAGGATGTGCGCGGTGAGATGCGCAAAGTCGTCACGCCCTCGCGTTCTGAGGTGCAGGCGACAACCACGGTGGTGATCGTTACGGTTTTCGTCTTCGCGGCGTTCTTCTATGTAGTTGACTCGATTTTTGGTAGCGCGTTGAAGGCTCTGCTGCATTGGCTCGGTGGTCAGTAA
- the nusG gene encoding transcription termination/antitermination protein NusG, which translates to MAEETHDENTGNDNPEQLGPPASERFKWYIIHAYSGFERKVRESLESRVQAFGLQNKIGRVMIPTEPVTEIVNGKKRTVERVFLPGYVLVEMDLDNDLWHVIKNTPRVTGFLGTGDKPVALSEQEVSSILFRTDISKDKPRLKIKFEKNESVRITEGPFANFNGVVDEVNEDRETLKVMVTIFGRSTPVELEFGKVEKIV; encoded by the coding sequence ATGGCGGAAGAAACCCACGACGAAAACACCGGCAACGATAATCCGGAACAGCTTGGCCCACCAGCCAGCGAGCGCTTCAAGTGGTACATCATCCACGCTTATTCGGGATTTGAGCGTAAAGTTCGCGAGTCGCTCGAAAGCCGCGTGCAGGCCTTCGGTCTGCAGAACAAAATCGGTCGTGTGATGATACCGACCGAACCCGTGACGGAGATCGTCAACGGCAAGAAGCGTACCGTCGAACGGGTCTTTTTGCCCGGCTATGTGCTGGTTGAGATGGATCTCGACAATGACCTGTGGCACGTGATCAAGAACACGCCGCGCGTCACGGGATTTCTCGGGACCGGTGATAAGCCAGTAGCTTTGAGCGAGCAGGAAGTCAGTTCGATCCTCTTCCGCACGGATATTTCGAAGGACAAGCCGCGCCTTAAGATCAAGTTCGAGAAGAACGAGTCCGTGCGGATCACCGAAGGACCGTTTGCGAACTTCAACGGTGTTGTGGACGAAGTCAACGAAGACCGTGAGACGCTCAAGGTGATGGTGACGATTTTTGGCCGCTCGACCCCGGTCGAGCTTGAATTCGGCAAGGTAGAAAAGATCGTTTAG
- the rplK gene encoding 50S ribosomal protein L11 translates to MAAPTKKVQTQVKLQIEAGKATPAPPVGPALGQAQVNIMEFCKQFNARTQNKEMAGLIIPVVITVYVDRSFTFVTKTPPAAVLLKKAANLAKGSGTPNKNKVGKVTEAQVLDIAKQKMPDLNAASVEAAVKSIKGTARSMGIEVTA, encoded by the coding sequence ATGGCAGCTCCAACAAAGAAAGTACAAACTCAGGTCAAGCTCCAGATTGAAGCCGGTAAGGCCACACCAGCGCCTCCGGTCGGCCCCGCGCTCGGTCAGGCGCAGGTCAACATCATGGAATTCTGCAAGCAGTTCAACGCCCGTACGCAGAACAAGGAGATGGCTGGCCTGATCATCCCGGTCGTCATCACCGTCTATGTGGACCGCAGCTTCACCTTTGTTACCAAGACGCCTCCTGCAGCAGTGCTGCTCAAGAAGGCAGCGAACCTGGCCAAGGGTTCGGGGACGCCGAACAAGAACAAGGTCGGCAAGGTGACCGAGGCGCAGGTCCTCGACATCGCCAAGCAGAAGATGCCCGACCTGAACGCCGCTTCAGTCGAAGCCGCTGTGAAGAGCATCAAGGGCACGGCGCGCTCGATGGGGATTGAAGTCACGGCGTAA
- the rplA gene encoding 50S ribosomal protein L1 has protein sequence MAKKVSKNIAKARAAVENRPYSLQDAVPLLQKVKFAKFDETVDLTMRLGVDPKHADQMVRGTVVLPHGLGKTKKVAVITTGDRQRDAEAAGADIVGGEELVEKIQKESWTDFDALIATPDMMKSVGRLGKVLGPRGLMPNPKTGTVTSDVAAAVKEIKAGKVEFRTDKTALVHVPVGKLSFTPEKLVDNAMTVISSVMRAKPSAAKGKYIKGITLSSTMGPGISLDHSIADQAAKA, from the coding sequence ATGGCAAAGAAGGTCAGCAAGAATATTGCGAAGGCGCGCGCGGCTGTCGAGAACCGCCCCTATTCGCTCCAGGATGCGGTTCCGCTCCTGCAGAAAGTCAAGTTTGCAAAGTTTGATGAGACGGTCGATCTGACCATGCGTCTCGGTGTCGATCCCAAGCATGCCGACCAGATGGTGCGCGGCACGGTTGTTCTGCCGCACGGCCTGGGCAAGACAAAAAAGGTTGCCGTCATTACTACCGGCGACCGCCAGCGCGATGCGGAAGCGGCGGGTGCGGACATTGTCGGCGGCGAAGAGCTGGTTGAGAAGATTCAGAAGGAAAGCTGGACGGATTTCGACGCCCTGATCGCGACGCCCGACATGATGAAGTCGGTCGGTCGCCTTGGTAAGGTGCTCGGTCCTCGCGGACTGATGCCGAATCCGAAGACGGGTACGGTAACCAGCGATGTCGCTGCGGCCGTAAAGGAGATCAAGGCCGGTAAGGTTGAGTTCCGTACCGACAAAACGGCTCTGGTGCACGTTCCGGTAGGCAAGCTTTCGTTCACGCCGGAGAAGTTGGTGGACAACGCAATGACAGTCATCAGCAGCGTTATGCGTGCCAAGCCTTCGGCAGCGAAAGGCAAGTATATCAAGGGCATCACGCTTAGCTCGACGATGGGCCCTGGTATCTCGCTCGACCACTCGATTGCGGATCAGGCAGCAAAGGCTTAA